From Camelina sativa cultivar DH55 chromosome 20, Cs, whole genome shotgun sequence, the proteins below share one genomic window:
- the LOC104771178 gene encoding probable protein phosphatase 2C 73 — protein MGHFSSMFNGLARTFSIKRVKNNNGNSDAKEAADDMAKDAKKKELILKSSGYVNAQGSNNSASIFSKRGEKGVNQDCALVWEGFGCQEDMIFCGIFDGHGPWGHYVSKHVRNSMPSSLLCNWQNILAQATLDLEGSNKKLSRFDIWKQSYLKTCATVDQELEHHRKIDAYYSGSTSLTIVRQGDVIYVANVGDSRAVLATVSDEESLVAVQLTLDFKPNLPQEEERILGCQGRVFCLEDEPGVHRVWQPDAKTPGLAMSRAFGDYCIKDYGLVSVPEVTQRHISTKDHFIILASDGIWDVISNQEAVEIVSSTAERPKAAKRLVEQAVRAWKKKRRGISMDDMSVVCLFLHSSSSSSLSQHATTFK, from the exons ATGGGGCATTTCTCTTCGATGTTCAATGGGTTAGCTCGAACATTTTCGATAAAGAGAGTGAAGAACAACAATGGAAACAGCGACGCAAAGGAAGCTGCTGATGATATGGCTAAAGACGCAAAGAAGAAAGAACTGATTCTGAAATCCTCTGGTTATGTTAATGCACAAGGTTCTAATAACTCGGCTTCTATTTTCTCTAAACGCGGCGAAAAAGGCGTTAACCAGGACTGTGCTCTCGTTTGGGAG GGATTTGGGTGCCAAGAAGACATGATTTTTTGCGGGATATTCGATGGACACGGTCCATGGGGTCACTATGTATCCAAACATGTAAGAAACTCAATGCCTTCATCGCTTCTCTGCAACTGGCAAAATATTCTTGCTCAGGCCACACTAGATCTCGAAGGCTCTAATAAAAAGCTCTCGAGATTCGACATATGGAAGCAATCTTATCTCAAAACATGTGCAACCGTTGATCAAGAGCTTGAACATCACCGCAAGATCGATGCTTACTACAGCGGCTCAACATCTCTAACAATTGTCAGACAG GGTGACGTTATTTATGTAGCGAATGTAGGCGATTCAAGAGCAGTACTAGCCACGGTTTCGGACGAGGAAAGCTTGGTTGCGGTTCAGCTCACCCTTGATTTCAAACCGAATCTACCAC aggaggaggagcggATACTTGGATGCCAAGGGCGGGTTTTCTGTCTAGAAGATGAGCCTGGAGTACACCGTGTGTGGCAGCCGGACGCAAAAACACCGGGGCTCGCAATGTCGAGAGCATTCGGTGACTACTGTATCAAAGATTACGGATTGGTCTCAGTCCCTGAAGTCACTCAAAGGCATATCTCTACTAAAGACCACTTCATCATCTTGGCCAGTGATGGG ATATGGGATGTGATCTCTAACCAAGAGGCTGTAGAGATTGTTTCCTCCACGGCTGAGCGGCCAAAGGCGGCTAAGCGGTTAGTAGAGCAAGCAGTTCGGGCTTGGAAGAAAAAGAGACGAGGAATCTCCATGGACGATATGTCTGTGGTCTGTCTCTTCctccattcttcttcatcttcatctctatCACAACATGCCACGACTTTTAAGTAA